One genomic segment of Vagococcus intermedius includes these proteins:
- a CDS encoding polyprenyl synthetase family protein, translating to MKIHKLWNDYPDLSKDLKKTLKLMEKSINISNPEVEEAILTMMHSGGKLLRPAYLLLFSQFGKNVNKDKITALAAAMETLHTATLIHDDIVDEAGLRRNQETLQHRFGKDVAVYAGDYLFVSCFKILSNHASTLKSIQLNARSMETILAGELGQMNNRYDTSMSVTTYLKNIGGKTAELFGLSCSVGAYESGCSPLFAKKCQNIGYAIGITFQILDDILDYSQESEQIGKPVLEDVKQGVYSLPLLYALETHKTELLPYLSKKEHMTSEDTEKVFEIVHSSGGIDSANTLAEFYTTKALKEISRLPKNEQKTKETLYDLTELLLSRKQ from the coding sequence ATGAAAATACACAAATTATGGAACGATTACCCTGATTTGTCCAAAGATTTAAAAAAAACATTAAAATTAATGGAAAAATCTATTAATATCTCAAATCCTGAAGTTGAAGAGGCAATTTTGACAATGATGCATTCTGGAGGTAAGTTACTACGCCCTGCCTACCTCTTGCTCTTTTCACAGTTTGGCAAAAATGTTAACAAAGATAAGATAACAGCCTTAGCAGCTGCCATGGAAACACTTCACACTGCTACTTTAATTCATGATGATATTGTGGATGAAGCAGGTCTCAGACGTAATCAAGAAACTCTGCAACATCGGTTTGGTAAAGACGTCGCTGTTTATGCCGGTGACTACCTGTTTGTCAGCTGTTTTAAAATACTTTCTAACCATGCCTCAACCTTGAAAAGTATCCAACTTAATGCACGTAGTATGGAGACAATCTTAGCTGGTGAATTAGGCCAAATGAATAACCGTTATGATACGTCTATGTCTGTAACGACCTATTTGAAAAATATTGGTGGCAAAACAGCCGAACTTTTTGGTTTAAGTTGCTCTGTAGGTGCATATGAGTCTGGTTGCTCTCCTTTATTCGCTAAAAAGTGTCAAAATATTGGGTATGCTATTGGAATTACCTTTCAGATTTTAGATGATATTTTGGACTATTCACAAGAAAGTGAACAAATCGGCAAGCCAGTTCTGGAAGATGTAAAGCAAGGGGTCTATAGTCTACCTTTACTTTATGCCTTGGAAACACATAAAACAGAATTACTGCCTTATCTCTCAAAAAAGGAACATATGACCTCAGAAGATACTGAAAAAGTCTTTGAAATTGTTCACTCTTCTGGAGGTATTGATTCAGCTAATACATTAGCTGAATTTTATACAACTAAAGCCTTAAAAGAAATTTCACGTTTACCTAAAAATGAACAAAAAACTAAAGAAACTCTTTATGACTTAACTGAATTACTTTTAAGTCGGAAACAATAA
- a CDS encoding NAD(P)/FAD-dependent oxidoreductase yields the protein MAKTKIVVVGAGYSGVFATKTLSKKLKKNPDVEITLIDRHSYQTMMTELHEVAGGRVEPTAIQYDLQRLFCKRKNVKLVTDNVTTIDKENKVVVTENGEYPFDYVMLGMGGEPNDFGTPGVKEHGYTLWSMEDSIKLREHIQKTVKKAAIEPDAELRKAMLTFVVCGSGFTGIEMMGELLDWKDRLAKDNKITADEIQLLVVEAAPTILNMLDRNDAGKAERFMVKKGIQILKDSPIVEVSEDSIRLKNGDIIPTHTLIWTAGVQANSDAKEFGMESARANRLVANEYMQAKGFEDKGVYVVGDLVYYEEFENTPTPQIVQAAEGTGHCAATNIVAEINGTEKHKYKGNYQGFMVSIGSKYGVACLFDKIHLSGFLAILMKHMINLKYFLDIRSGYYAFQYMMHEFFHIKDERNVARGHSSRNSNVLWSVPLRIFYGLVWLVEAMKKVVGEGDYLKPSTWFGEGSWFTDTVAFPFPWLQDAATTGASAAGDTAAAGATDTATQAAFGLSYAYGEEPMLVFDHMPKWFSSVMEFMMPNKEVALFMQKFMTIFEVLIALALIAGLFTWLASATTIALVAAFCLSGMFYWVNIWFIPVAFALMNGSGRALGLDKWVVPWLQRKLGKWWYGDVKSIYGRSI from the coding sequence ATGGCAAAAACAAAAATCGTCGTAGTCGGTGCTGGATACTCAGGCGTGTTTGCTACTAAAACACTTTCAAAAAAACTGAAAAAAAATCCAGATGTTGAAATCACATTAATTGATCGTCATTCTTATCAAACAATGATGACAGAGTTACATGAAGTGGCTGGAGGTCGTGTAGAACCTACCGCTATTCAATATGACTTACAACGTTTATTCTGTAAACGTAAAAATGTCAAACTAGTAACTGATAATGTTACAACTATCGACAAAGAAAACAAAGTTGTTGTTACTGAAAATGGAGAGTACCCATTTGATTATGTAATGTTGGGTATGGGAGGCGAACCGAACGACTTCGGAACTCCAGGCGTTAAAGAACACGGCTACACTTTATGGTCTATGGAAGACTCTATCAAATTACGTGAGCACATCCAAAAAACTGTAAAAAAAGCCGCTATTGAACCCGATGCAGAGTTGCGTAAAGCAATGCTGACATTTGTTGTCTGTGGTTCAGGGTTTACTGGTATTGAAATGATGGGCGAATTACTAGATTGGAAAGATCGTTTGGCTAAAGATAATAAAATTACAGCTGATGAAATTCAATTATTAGTAGTCGAAGCAGCCCCTACTATCTTAAACATGTTGGATCGTAATGATGCCGGTAAAGCTGAGCGTTTCATGGTTAAAAAAGGCATTCAAATTCTTAAAGATTCCCCAATCGTTGAAGTTTCTGAAGATTCTATCAGACTAAAAAATGGCGACATCATTCCAACACACACGTTAATCTGGACAGCTGGTGTTCAAGCAAATAGTGATGCTAAAGAATTCGGTATGGAATCAGCTCGTGCAAATCGTCTAGTTGCCAATGAGTACATGCAAGCCAAAGGTTTTGAAGATAAAGGTGTTTATGTTGTCGGAGATTTAGTTTATTATGAAGAGTTCGAAAATACACCTACTCCTCAAATTGTTCAAGCAGCTGAAGGTACTGGCCATTGCGCCGCTACAAATATTGTTGCTGAGATTAACGGAACTGAAAAACACAAATATAAAGGTAACTATCAAGGTTTCATGGTTTCAATTGGTTCTAAATATGGAGTTGCTTGTCTATTTGATAAAATTCACTTAAGTGGTTTCCTAGCTATTTTAATGAAACATATGATTAACTTAAAATATTTCTTAGATATTCGTTCAGGTTACTATGCATTCCAATATATGATGCATGAATTCTTCCATATTAAAGATGAGCGTAATGTTGCTCGGGGACACTCGTCGCGTAACAGCAATGTCTTATGGTCTGTACCACTACGTATCTTCTATGGTTTAGTATGGTTAGTTGAAGCAATGAAAAAAGTTGTTGGCGAAGGAGATTACTTAAAACCTTCAACATGGTTTGGAGAAGGTTCTTGGTTTACTGACACTGTCGCTTTCCCATTCCCGTGGTTACAAGATGCTGCTACAACTGGTGCCTCTGCAGCCGGTGATACTGCTGCAGCTGGTGCAACGGATACTGCAACACAAGCTGCTTTTGGTTTAAGCTATGCTTATGGTGAAGAACCAATGCTTGTTTTCGATCATATGCCAAAATGGTTCTCATCTGTTATGGAATTTATGATGCCTAATAAAGAAGTTGCTTTATTTATGCAAAAATTCATGACAATTTTTGAGGTGTTAATTGCATTAGCACTTATCGCTGGCTTATTCACTTGGTTAGCTAGTGCAACAACAATTGCATTAGTTGCTGCTTTCTGTTTATCAGGAATGTTCTATTGGGTTAACATTTGGTTTATCCCAGTGGCCTTTGCTCTAATGAATGGTTCAGGTAGAGCTCTAGGTTTAGATAAATGGGTTGTGCCATGGTTGCAACGTAAACTTGGTAAATGGTGGTACGGTGACGTAAAATCAATATATGGGCGAAGCATATAA
- a CDS encoding Gx transporter family protein yields the protein MTKNKKLIYISLLVAQGVIIGLLENMIPFPFAFAPGAKLGLANLITIISLFTMSKRESFFLVCLRLILTTLLGGTISTLLYSASGALLSYFGMILTKSLGPKRVSIIGISSVGGFLHNVGQLLTASFIAQSWTVMLYLPVLSIIGILAGLAVGIAANYLLEHVKTLKQFKEHHETQTSNS from the coding sequence ATGACGAAAAATAAAAAATTAATTTATATTTCATTATTAGTCGCGCAAGGTGTAATCATTGGCTTACTAGAGAATATGATTCCTTTTCCTTTCGCCTTTGCACCAGGTGCTAAATTAGGATTAGCCAACCTTATTACAATAATTTCACTCTTTACTATGTCAAAAAGAGAAAGTTTTTTTCTTGTTTGCTTGCGTTTAATCTTAACAACCTTACTTGGTGGTACTATTTCTACTCTACTTTACAGTGCATCAGGTGCTTTATTAAGTTATTTTGGTATGATTTTGACTAAGAGTTTAGGACCTAAACGAGTGAGTATTATTGGAATAAGTTCTGTTGGTGGTTTCCTTCATAACGTTGGTCAGCTGCTTACAGCTAGTTTTATAGCTCAGTCTTGGACTGTTATGCTCTATTTACCTGTCCTATCAATTATTGGTATCTTAGCAGGTTTAGCAGTTGGCATTGCTGCAAATTATTTATTAGAACATGTCAAAACATTAAAACAATTTAAAGAACATCACGAAACACAAACTAGCAACTCTTAA